One Chitinophaga parva DNA segment encodes these proteins:
- a CDS encoding efflux RND transporter periplasmic adaptor subunit has translation MKRPLIVVYLFTAMVLCACRQRYRPTTSGEVKATFVMSDTMLHRITVDTAVCTPIVNVIQLRGQVASVKKAQAIIMAKIPPADLFHVNKGMTVTVFPVTTPQHIYEGHITGINAHTAQVSVHLQPGDTALEAAMATTLRLRWEDTNHMVAIPAQAVIYDKRKRKSFVMVFRDRYNIDKRQVWTFKSLDNTSYISGGLDEGEKVVSTDQQLIYDAMDR, from the coding sequence ATGAAACGGCCTTTAATTGTTGTATATCTCTTTACCGCGATGGTGCTTTGCGCCTGCAGACAACGGTATAGGCCTACAACAAGCGGGGAAGTGAAAGCAACGTTTGTGATGAGTGACACCATGTTGCACCGCATTACCGTGGATACGGCTGTTTGTACGCCCATCGTGAATGTGATACAGTTACGTGGCCAGGTGGCCAGCGTGAAGAAAGCCCAGGCCATAATTATGGCCAAAATTCCACCCGCAGATCTTTTCCATGTTAATAAAGGAATGACCGTAACGGTCTTCCCTGTTACTACACCGCAACATATTTACGAAGGTCATATCACCGGCATCAATGCCCATACCGCCCAGGTAAGTGTACATCTGCAGCCGGGCGATACGGCCCTGGAAGCTGCCATGGCCACCACCTTGCGGCTACGCTGGGAAGACACCAATCACATGGTGGCTATTCCTGCACAGGCGGTGATCTATGACAAGCGCAAAAGAAAGTCATTCGTGATGGTGTTCCGCGACCGGTACAACATTGACAAGCGGCAGGTGTGGACGTTCAAATCGCTGGATAATACCAGCTACATCAGCGGAGGACTGGACGAAGGAGAGAAAGTAGTGAGCACAGATCAACAGCTTATCTACGATGCGATGGACCGCTGA
- a CDS encoding TonB-dependent receptor, with protein sequence MDLLLKWLMWMLCGLLISSGVSGQTFTISGYLRDSTNGENLIGATVALKNTNQGVQSNNYGFYALQVSPGDHVLIFSYLGFQPQEHTVHVGANLHLDVEMAPIQFQAQEVVITEKRKDANVKNTDMGRIELSTSQAQKLPALMGEVDILKSLQLMPGMQSAGEGNAGFYVRGGGPDQNLILLDEAPIYNTGHLFGFFSVFNADAIKSTTLIKGGMPANYGGRLSSVVDVTMKDGNNKQLQGEGGIGLIASRLSLQGPLKKNKSSFIISGRRTYIDLLTKPFMGGKNNYHGTGYYFYDFNAKANYIFSDKDRVYLSGYLGRDIFTFNNREKNFAVHIPWGNSTATLRWNHVFNQRLFLNTSFLYNDYKFNFTASQNTFKVNLNSAIRDFNGKMDFDYYANFKHHLKFGGNYIYHTFIPSSVSGGQDSTVYNPDNPYKKNAHEGAVYVLDDWEISKRIKLNVGVRYSAYEQIGPYKYYNENATGQKTDSVVYGKGKFVQYYGGLEPRLTLRYAWNDQNSIKLAYNRNNQYVHLVSSAGTTLPTDIWVPSTYHVKPQVADQYAAGYFTNFMDNVWEASVEGYYKTMQNQIEYRDGYTPSVSGDPERDFVFGKGWSYGAEFFVRKTKGKLTGWIGYTLAWTWRQFPDLNDGRKFPAKYDRRHDLSVVGMYDLDEHWSFSGVFIFATGNTTTLPESFFFQEGTLVQQTNSINSYRMPNYHRLDLSAIYKPHRHPERRVQGSWAFSIYNVYSRQNPYFLYFDQTGSPFTGDLRIQAKQVSLFPIIPSVTWNFKF encoded by the coding sequence ATGGACCTCCTTCTCAAATGGCTGATGTGGATGTTGTGTGGCCTGTTGATCAGCAGCGGCGTCTCGGGGCAGACGTTCACCATCAGCGGCTACCTGCGGGACAGCACTAACGGCGAAAATCTTATTGGCGCTACCGTGGCGCTTAAAAATACCAACCAGGGCGTACAAAGTAACAACTATGGCTTCTATGCGCTGCAGGTAAGCCCTGGCGACCATGTCCTTATTTTCTCCTACCTGGGTTTCCAGCCGCAGGAACACACCGTGCATGTAGGCGCAAACCTGCACCTGGATGTGGAAATGGCACCCATCCAGTTCCAGGCGCAGGAAGTGGTGATCACGGAAAAGCGCAAGGATGCAAATGTGAAGAACACGGACATGGGCCGTATAGAGCTTAGTACCTCCCAGGCCCAGAAACTGCCGGCCCTCATGGGCGAAGTGGATATCCTCAAATCCCTGCAACTCATGCCGGGCATGCAAAGCGCAGGGGAGGGCAATGCCGGCTTTTATGTGCGCGGCGGTGGGCCGGATCAGAACCTGATCCTGCTGGACGAAGCGCCCATTTACAACACCGGCCACCTGTTTGGTTTCTTTTCCGTATTCAATGCAGATGCCATCAAAAGCACTACCCTCATTAAAGGCGGCATGCCGGCCAATTACGGCGGGCGCCTGTCTTCCGTGGTGGATGTGACCATGAAAGATGGCAACAATAAGCAGCTGCAAGGGGAGGGGGGCATCGGCCTCATTGCATCCCGGTTATCCCTGCAGGGGCCTTTAAAGAAAAACAAATCCTCCTTCATTATCTCCGGCCGCCGCACCTACATTGACCTGCTCACCAAACCTTTTATGGGCGGTAAGAACAATTACCACGGTACAGGGTACTATTTTTACGATTTCAATGCCAAGGCCAATTATATTTTTTCAGACAAGGACCGCGTGTACCTGAGCGGCTACCTGGGGCGCGATATCTTCACGTTCAACAACCGGGAAAAGAATTTTGCGGTGCACATTCCCTGGGGCAACTCCACGGCCACCCTGCGCTGGAACCACGTGTTCAACCAGCGCCTGTTCCTCAACACCTCTTTCCTGTACAACGATTATAAGTTTAATTTCACCGCTTCGCAGAACACGTTCAAAGTGAACCTGAACTCCGCCATCCGCGATTTCAACGGTAAAATGGATTTTGATTACTACGCAAATTTCAAGCACCACCTGAAGTTTGGGGGCAATTATATTTACCACACCTTCATTCCTTCGTCTGTTTCCGGCGGGCAGGACTCCACCGTGTACAACCCGGACAATCCGTATAAGAAGAACGCGCATGAAGGAGCCGTGTATGTGCTGGACGACTGGGAGATATCCAAGCGTATAAAACTCAATGTGGGCGTGCGTTACAGCGCCTATGAACAAATAGGGCCCTATAAGTATTACAACGAAAACGCCACCGGGCAGAAAACAGACAGCGTAGTGTATGGCAAGGGCAAGTTTGTGCAATATTATGGAGGCCTGGAGCCCCGCCTCACGCTGCGGTATGCATGGAACGACCAGAATTCCATCAAGCTGGCGTACAACCGCAACAACCAGTATGTGCACCTGGTGAGCAGCGCCGGTACTACGTTGCCCACGGATATCTGGGTGCCCAGCACCTACCATGTGAAGCCCCAGGTAGCAGACCAATATGCCGCGGGTTACTTTACCAATTTTATGGACAATGTATGGGAAGCCTCTGTGGAAGGCTATTACAAGACCATGCAAAACCAGATAGAATACCGGGACGGCTATACGCCGAGCGTGAGTGGTGACCCCGAACGGGATTTTGTATTTGGGAAAGGCTGGTCTTACGGAGCGGAATTTTTTGTGCGCAAGACCAAGGGAAAACTCACTGGCTGGATAGGCTATACCCTGGCCTGGACCTGGCGCCAGTTTCCCGACCTCAACGATGGCCGTAAATTCCCCGCCAAGTACGACCGCCGCCACGATCTCAGCGTAGTAGGCATGTATGACCTGGATGAGCATTGGAGCTTCTCGGGCGTTTTCATTTTTGCCACCGGCAATACCACCACGCTGCCGGAAAGTTTCTTTTTCCAGGAAGGCACACTGGTACAGCAAACCAACAGCATCAATTCCTACCGCATGCCCAACTATCACCGCCTGGACCTTTCCGCCATCTACAAACCACACCGGCACCCGGAGCGCCGTGTACAGGGCAGCTGGGCGTTCTCTATTTACAACGTGTACAGTCGCCAGAACCCCTACTTCCTTTACTTTGATCAGACGGGCAGTCCCTTTACCGGCGATTTGCGCATACAGGCCAAGCAGGTATCATTGTTCCCGATCATTCCCTCCGTTACCTGGAATTTTAAATTTTAA
- a CDS encoding response regulator transcription factor: MHKILVVEDEVKVANAVKQGLEENGFEVDVAYDGRIGKGLASNNDYDLVILDLNLPHANGYELCEIIRRKNNRVPIIMLTALGGVDDKMQAFDLGADDYLVKPFDFRELLARIRVFLKRMGSDAPLNNQYKIVIGDLEIDREKKEVRRAGNKINLTAKEYQLLEFLALHKGKVISKLTIAEKVWDINFDTGTNVIEVYMNFLRKKIDKDYENKLLHTKTGMGYYLEE, encoded by the coding sequence ATGCATAAAATACTGGTAGTAGAAGATGAGGTTAAAGTAGCCAATGCGGTGAAACAAGGCCTGGAAGAGAATGGCTTTGAAGTGGACGTGGCCTATGACGGGCGCATTGGCAAAGGCCTTGCATCGAACAACGACTACGACCTGGTGATCCTGGACCTCAACCTGCCCCATGCAAATGGCTATGAGCTTTGCGAGATCATCCGCCGCAAGAACAACCGTGTGCCCATCATTATGCTCACCGCCCTGGGCGGCGTGGATGATAAAATGCAGGCCTTTGACCTGGGTGCGGATGACTACCTGGTAAAACCCTTTGACTTCCGGGAGCTGCTGGCCCGCATCCGCGTGTTCCTGAAGCGCATGGGCAGTGATGCTCCGCTCAATAACCAGTATAAGATCGTGATCGGCGACCTGGAAATAGACCGGGAGAAAAAGGAAGTACGGCGTGCCGGCAACAAGATCAACCTCACTGCCAAAGAATACCAGCTGCTGGAATTCCTGGCCCTGCACAAAGGCAAAGTGATCTCCAAACTTACCATTGCGGAAAAAGTGTGGGACATCAACTTTGACACCGGTACCAACGTGATAGAAGTATACATGAATTTCCTGCGGAAAAAGATCGATAAGGATTACGAGAACAAGTTATTGCATACTAAAACCGGCATGGGATATTACCTGGAGGAATAG
- a CDS encoding DUF3347 domain-containing protein, producing the protein MFIRLTLTGILSAALLLPACHRADSATGGASGLRHAPYPAVWYDSLSRALDTYMALGGALHREDTVLANAQASLLQGQLDRLPQSALGTNEDSVELVETTLGSMHAELDGLLGETDLAGKRDEYHMVSDIWYDLLLLTGLKGSILYRVHDASARNNRGGNWLLTSNPATADNPYNAQAGQHTATDTLRFQ; encoded by the coding sequence ATGTTCATCCGACTGACCCTTACCGGCATCCTGTCCGCCGCCCTGTTACTGCCAGCCTGCCACCGGGCAGACTCCGCCACTGGCGGGGCTTCCGGTCTGCGCCATGCTCCGTACCCCGCCGTTTGGTATGACTCCCTGTCCCGCGCGCTGGATACTTACATGGCACTGGGTGGCGCCCTGCACCGGGAAGATACCGTGCTGGCCAATGCGCAGGCCTCGTTGCTGCAGGGGCAGCTGGACCGCCTTCCCCAAAGTGCCCTGGGCACCAATGAAGACTCCGTGGAGTTGGTGGAAACCACCCTGGGCAGTATGCATGCGGAGCTGGATGGCTTACTCGGGGAAACGGACCTGGCGGGCAAGCGCGATGAATATCACATGGTCTCCGATATCTGGTACGATCTGCTCTTGCTTACCGGCCTTAAAGGGAGTATCTTGTACCGCGTTCATGATGCCAGCGCGCGCAACAACCGCGGTGGCAACTGGCTACTCACCAGCAACCCCGCCACGGCGGATAATCCTTACAATGCACAAGCCGGCCAGCATACCGCAACCGATACCCTGCGCTTCCAGTAA
- a CDS encoding sensor histidine kinase produces MKIKYKIALYYTTSAALVLMAFAALVYYFSSQQRQAEYQERMEYRAHSIANVIIEGQKVKVDLLRRLDRTTFQDLYKESILVYNPNYDLIYSNLKDTAIITPRAKLDYIKKNKRFFYEKANAEEIGIYHTSGKVSVIVLVSSFDKYGYQYLQNLKKILLVGLLAVVAFLVIIGYLFARKMVQPIDRLVRQVNSINANNLQGTRVTEKGRDEIAQLAANFNTMLQRLSDSFDLQKSFVSNASHELRTPLAAMISQLQVTLSKQRSADEYEDVLSSVLEDAENLSDLSNGLLQLAQSEMSQQEVVFRQVRIDELLLEMPNLIKLKQKNNSKIDIEFLKVPENDEEVTCMGNESLLKVLFLNLLDNACKFSPDNTAQVCIDFHSKNIIVQVKDNGIGISPADQAMIFEPFFRGENAQQVRGHGLGLSICKRIVTIHKGHISVSSREGHGTVFTVEVPHL; encoded by the coding sequence TTGAAGATCAAGTATAAAATAGCCCTTTATTACACTACCTCTGCCGCACTGGTGCTCATGGCATTTGCGGCGCTGGTGTATTATTTCTCTTCCCAGCAAAGGCAGGCGGAGTACCAGGAGCGCATGGAATACCGCGCCCACTCCATTGCCAACGTGATCATTGAAGGCCAGAAAGTAAAGGTGGACCTGCTGCGCCGCCTGGACCGCACCACCTTCCAGGACCTGTACAAAGAGTCTATCCTGGTATATAACCCCAATTATGACCTGATCTATTCCAACCTGAAAGATACCGCCATCATCACTCCCCGCGCCAAGCTGGATTACATTAAAAAGAACAAGCGCTTCTTCTACGAAAAAGCCAATGCGGAAGAAATAGGTATCTACCATACCAGTGGCAAAGTATCCGTGATCGTGCTGGTATCCTCTTTTGACAAATACGGTTACCAGTACCTGCAAAACCTGAAGAAGATCCTGCTGGTAGGCCTGCTGGCCGTGGTGGCCTTCCTGGTGATCATCGGTTACCTTTTTGCACGCAAGATGGTGCAGCCCATAGACCGGCTGGTAAGGCAGGTGAACAGTATCAATGCCAACAACCTGCAGGGCACCCGCGTAACGGAAAAAGGCCGGGACGAGATAGCCCAGCTGGCGGCTAACTTTAACACCATGCTGCAGCGCCTGAGCGACTCCTTTGACCTGCAGAAAAGCTTTGTGAGCAATGCCTCCCACGAGTTGAGAACCCCACTGGCCGCCATGATCAGCCAGCTGCAGGTAACACTCTCCAAGCAGCGCAGCGCAGATGAATATGAAGACGTGCTCTCCAGCGTACTGGAAGACGCCGAGAACCTCTCTGACCTTTCCAATGGCCTGCTGCAACTGGCCCAGTCGGAAATGAGCCAGCAGGAAGTGGTGTTCCGCCAGGTGCGCATTGACGAACTGCTGCTGGAAATGCCCAACCTCATTAAACTGAAACAAAAGAACAACAGCAAGATCGACATAGAGTTCCTCAAAGTGCCGGAAAACGATGAGGAGGTAACCTGCATGGGCAATGAAAGCCTGCTGAAAGTGCTCTTCCTCAACCTGCTGGACAACGCCTGCAAATTCTCCCCCGACAACACTGCCCAGGTGTGCATAGATTTCCACTCCAAAAACATCATCGTACAGGTAAAAGACAATGGCATCGGTATTTCCCCGGCAGACCAGGCCATGATCTTTGAGCCCTTCTTCCGTGGTGAGAACGCACAGCAGGTGCGCGGCCATGGCCTGGGCCTTTCCATCTGTAAACGCATCGTTACCATCCACAAGGGCCACATCTCCGTATCGTCCCGGGAGGGTCATGGAACGGTGTTTACAGTGGAAGTGCCCCATTTGTGA
- the trhO gene encoding oxygen-dependent tRNA uridine(34) hydroxylase TrhO has protein sequence MILHNRVSAEELKQRLAAETFSRITISFYQYAHIEDPRALRDQLYEGLFKLSVFGRIYVAQEGINAQISAPHFHEEALRDFLYSFAFMNGMRLNKAVDDDGKSFWVLKIKVRDKIVADGITDPSFNILERGRYLDAASFNEITSDPDTVIVDMRNHYEYEVGHFQDAIEIPSDTFRDQLPMSVDMLQDKKDKHIVMYCTGGIRCEKASAYLLHNGFKNVYHLEGGIIEYTNKAKAQGLPNKFLGKNFVFDARLGERIGPDIISHCHQCGKPCDTHTNCINDGCHLLFLQCEECAKKYEGCCSSECQEILHLPEEEQKAMRAGVDKGNLIFNKAKARLRPRLNEIRAAAQEKGNG, from the coding sequence ATGATATTACACAATCGCGTGTCTGCCGAGGAGTTGAAGCAACGCCTTGCCGCAGAAACATTTTCCCGCATCACCATCTCTTTTTACCAGTACGCCCACATTGAAGACCCCCGGGCGCTGAGAGATCAATTGTACGAAGGTTTATTTAAGTTGTCCGTGTTTGGCCGCATCTACGTGGCACAGGAGGGCATCAATGCGCAGATCAGCGCTCCCCACTTCCATGAGGAAGCATTGCGGGATTTCCTCTACAGTTTTGCTTTTATGAACGGCATGCGCCTTAACAAGGCGGTGGATGACGACGGCAAATCCTTCTGGGTGCTGAAGATAAAGGTGCGTGATAAGATCGTGGCCGATGGGATCACTGATCCTTCTTTCAATATCCTGGAGCGGGGCCGGTACCTGGATGCCGCTTCCTTCAACGAGATCACCAGCGACCCGGATACCGTGATCGTGGACATGCGCAATCACTACGAGTACGAAGTAGGCCATTTCCAGGATGCCATCGAGATCCCCTCAGACACGTTCCGTGACCAGTTGCCGATGAGTGTAGACATGCTGCAGGACAAAAAGGACAAGCATATCGTGATGTACTGTACCGGTGGCATTCGCTGTGAAAAGGCGTCTGCATACCTGCTGCACAATGGTTTTAAGAACGTGTACCACCTGGAAGGCGGCATCATTGAATATACTAACAAGGCCAAAGCCCAGGGCCTGCCCAATAAGTTCCTCGGTAAAAACTTCGTGTTCGATGCCCGCTTAGGGGAGCGCATTGGCCCGGACATCATCAGCCACTGCCACCAGTGCGGCAAGCCCTGTGATACCCACACCAACTGCATTAACGACGGCTGTCACCTGCTCTTCCTCCAGTGTGAGGAATGCGCAAAGAAATATGAAGGTTGTTGCAGCAGCGAATGCCAGGAGATCCTGCACCTGCCGGAAGAAGAACAGAAAGCCATGCGTGCGGGCGTAGATAAGGGAAACCTGATCTTTAACAAAGCCAAGGCAAGGTTAAGGCCCAGGCTGAACGAGATCCGCGCAGCGGCGCAGGAGAAAGGGAACGGGTAG
- a CDS encoding rhomboid family intramembrane serine protease, protein MQTKTGSFKVFFFPFLYTAVLFIALYIFGLYRLRNVPGIAITEDMLVWGPVLLVVIPCLLLRPRAKRLVHRESKSTLTGNLLFAAALAMALPLVLMGMGYPPMYQALGFVLGLVGVFYLMLQTEVKGTQAPVQVYSQGGEHFAYRPHPDERPLRPVRPRANPLFFLRPRPGYFVTPIIIDLNILVFIIMVIRTGALFGFSSETLMQWGANNGYAVLIQHQYYRMLTAVFVHGGGLIHIFSNMYALLFAGVVLEPVLGAKRYAIMYLLTGIMASAVSIFIHPDVVSSGASGAVFGMYGGLIALMVARISSPHIDRVTMGSMIFFVGYNLAFGLIPGIDNAAHIGGLVTGFIVGLLYVPGLRKRIRGLREDSRF, encoded by the coding sequence ATGCAAACAAAGACCGGCAGTTTTAAAGTTTTCTTTTTCCCTTTCCTGTACACCGCGGTGCTGTTCATTGCCCTTTACATTTTTGGGCTGTACCGCCTGCGCAATGTGCCGGGAATAGCCATCACGGAAGATATGCTGGTGTGGGGCCCCGTGCTCCTGGTGGTGATCCCCTGCCTGCTGCTACGCCCCCGGGCCAAGCGCCTGGTACACCGGGAAAGCAAGAGCACCCTCACCGGCAACCTGCTTTTTGCCGCCGCGCTGGCTATGGCCCTGCCCCTGGTGCTCATGGGCATGGGCTACCCGCCCATGTACCAGGCCCTGGGTTTTGTGCTGGGCCTCGTAGGCGTGTTTTACCTGATGTTACAGACGGAAGTAAAGGGTACCCAGGCCCCCGTGCAGGTGTACAGCCAGGGGGGCGAGCATTTTGCCTACCGCCCCCACCCGGACGAGCGGCCCCTGCGCCCGGTGCGCCCGCGGGCAAACCCGTTGTTTTTCCTGCGCCCCCGCCCCGGCTATTTCGTGACGCCAATCATCATTGACCTCAATATCCTGGTATTTATCATCATGGTGATCCGCACCGGCGCCTTGTTTGGTTTTTCTTCTGAAACGCTGATGCAGTGGGGTGCCAATAACGGTTATGCCGTATTGATCCAGCACCAGTATTACCGCATGCTCACGGCCGTGTTTGTGCATGGCGGTGGCCTGATCCACATTTTTTCCAACATGTACGCCCTGCTCTTTGCAGGCGTGGTGCTGGAGCCGGTGCTGGGCGCTAAACGCTATGCCATCATGTACCTGCTCACCGGCATCATGGCCAGTGCAGTGAGCATATTTATCCATCCCGATGTGGTAAGTTCCGGCGCGTCCGGGGCGGTATTTGGCATGTATGGCGGCCTCATTGCGCTGATGGTAGCCCGCATTTCCTCCCCGCATATAGACCGGGTAACCATGGGCAGCATGATCTTCTTCGTGGGATATAACCTGGCCTTTGGCCTTATTCCCGGCATTGATAATGCGGCCCACATTGGCGGCCTGGTAACGGGCTTCATCGTAGGGTTGCTGTACGTGCCGGGGCTGCGCAAACGCATTCGCGGGCTGCGCGAAGATTCCCGTTTTTAA
- a CDS encoding ABC-F family ATP-binding cassette domain-containing protein, producing MLIALQDITFEFGARTILENSSWHINTGDRIGLIGLNGTGKSTLLRIINGEYSVSKGSVNKLKGLTIGFFNQDLLSFETDESILKVGMTAFAEAVKLEKELEDLTKRLETDESEALLLEYSEKLHEFDTMGGYTMEHKTAQVLEGLGFSTTDLARPYSQFSGGWRMRVLLARLILQQPDVLMLDEPTNHLDLPSIEWLEKYLVGYNGAVIIVSHDRYFLDRMVNKITEVYQQQLHHYTGTYEDYEAEKALRVEMQNRAFENQQEYIRQQERFIERFKAKASKAAQAQSAMKRLDKLERVEAADGGPAKIRINFNVDKQPGKILATLKDVTKRFGNLTILENTSAEINRGDKIALIGANGKGKSTLLRVIAGTEPFEGERIPGHNVVTSFYAQHQLESLNLDYEILDELKSCGSGRSEQELRNLLGCFLFNGDDVFKKIRILSGGEKARVALAKTIIGQANFLMLDEPTNHLDMNSVQMLIDALAKYEGSLVLVSHDRYFVANTANKIWEIVDGEIKEFKGTYAEWEEFKKRQAAAMAPAKGEKKKEAAPAPVAAPKPAVNNDQKKEIQKAQKQFQQLEAQLATLNKKKDDLALEMADPKIYADRQKFKDVETAFNKVNKELEAANQQYEAVFEKLVEWGEA from the coding sequence ATGCTGATTGCGTTACAAGACATCACCTTCGAGTTTGGAGCAAGGACCATCCTGGAAAATTCTTCCTGGCACATTAATACCGGCGACCGCATTGGCCTCATTGGCCTGAACGGTACCGGCAAGTCTACCCTGCTGCGCATCATCAACGGTGAATATTCCGTATCCAAGGGATCTGTCAATAAACTGAAAGGCCTCACCATCGGGTTCTTTAACCAGGACCTGCTGAGCTTTGAGACGGATGAATCCATCCTCAAAGTGGGCATGACGGCTTTTGCCGAAGCGGTAAAACTGGAAAAGGAGCTGGAAGACCTGACCAAGCGCCTGGAAACCGACGAGAGTGAAGCCCTGCTGCTGGAATACAGTGAGAAATTACATGAATTTGATACCATGGGTGGCTACACCATGGAACATAAAACCGCCCAGGTACTGGAAGGCCTCGGCTTCAGTACCACGGACCTGGCCCGCCCCTACAGCCAGTTTTCCGGTGGCTGGCGCATGCGCGTACTCCTGGCCCGCCTCATCCTGCAGCAGCCGGACGTGCTGATGCTCGACGAACCTACGAACCACCTGGATCTTCCCTCCATTGAATGGCTGGAAAAATACCTGGTGGGCTACAATGGTGCCGTGATCATCGTATCGCACGACCGCTATTTCCTGGACCGCATGGTGAACAAGATCACCGAAGTGTACCAGCAGCAGCTACACCATTACACCGGTACGTATGAAGATTACGAAGCGGAAAAAGCCCTGCGCGTGGAAATGCAGAACCGTGCATTTGAGAACCAGCAGGAATACATCCGCCAGCAGGAACGTTTTATTGAACGCTTTAAAGCCAAGGCTTCCAAAGCCGCCCAGGCACAAAGCGCCATGAAACGCCTGGACAAACTGGAACGCGTGGAGGCCGCTGATGGCGGCCCCGCCAAGATCCGCATCAACTTCAACGTGGATAAGCAACCGGGCAAGATCCTGGCCACGCTGAAAGATGTGACCAAACGCTTTGGCAACCTCACCATCCTGGAAAATACCAGCGCGGAAATAAACCGCGGGGACAAGATCGCCCTCATTGGTGCGAACGGTAAAGGTAAATCCACCCTGCTGCGCGTGATAGCCGGTACGGAGCCTTTTGAAGGAGAACGCATTCCCGGGCACAACGTGGTGACCAGCTTTTATGCACAGCACCAGCTGGAATCACTGAACCTGGATTATGAAATACTGGATGAGCTGAAAAGCTGCGGTAGCGGCCGTTCGGAACAGGAACTGCGCAACCTCCTGGGTTGTTTCCTCTTTAACGGGGACGATGTGTTCAAGAAGATCCGCATCCTTTCCGGTGGTGAAAAAGCGCGTGTGGCACTGGCAAAGACCATCATTGGCCAGGCCAACTTCCTCATGCTGGACGAACCTACGAACCACCTGGATATGAACTCCGTGCAGATGCTCATTGATGCACTGGCCAAGTATGAAGGCAGCCTGGTGCTCGTATCGCACGACCGTTATTTTGTGGCCAATACGGCCAACAAGATCTGGGAGATCGTGGATGGGGAGATCAAGGAATTTAAAGGTACTTACGCGGAATGGGAGGAGTTTAAAAAACGCCAGGCGGCAGCCATGGCACCCGCGAAGGGCGAGAAGAAAAAAGAAGCAGCCCCCGCACCCGTGGCCGCTCCCAAACCTGCCGTGAACAACGACCAGAAAAAAGAGATCCAGAAAGCGCAGAAACAATTCCAGCAGCTGGAAGCCCAGCTGGCCACCCTGAATAAGAAGAAGGACGACCTGGCCCTGGAAATGGCCGATCCGAAGATCTATGCAGACAGGCAAAAATTCAAAGACGTGGAAACGGCTTTCAACAAAGTAAATAAAGAACTGGAAGCTGCCAACCAGCAGTACGAAGCTGTTTTTGAAAAGCTGGTGGAATGGGGTGAAGCCTAA